A genomic window from Prunus persica cultivar Lovell chromosome G2, Prunus_persica_NCBIv2, whole genome shotgun sequence includes:
- the LOC18786034 gene encoding very-long-chain enoyl-CoA reductase isoform X1 translates to MLLTLIFPPPPSIFMAAMSVISFTSLANAGFSELRGKHMQYSKFWNFNSSQNSAEKKQQIPQLSGRTGMLILYAPAFLAALSCLLFFPHHSTRHLLLSSALTLHFLKRLLEVQFVHSYSGGMSIDTAIPISLSYFLSTATMIYGQNLTQGLPEPPIDLKEPGILLFLIGISGNFYHHYILSKMRSKGDKEYKIPKGGLFELVICPHYFFEIMGFVGVSCISQTLYAFSFAMGTALYLTGRSCATRKWYLSKFKEFPQTVKALIPYVL, encoded by the exons ATGTTGTTGACATTAATTTTCCCACCACCTCCTTCGATTTTCATGGCAGCAATGTCTGTGATTAGCTTCACATCATTAGCCAATGCTGGGTTCTCAGAGCTGAGAGGAAAGCACATGCAATATTCCAAGTTCTGGAATTTCAATTCTTCTCAAAACTCAGcagaaaaaaaacagcaaaTTCCACAACTATCTGGTAGAACAGGCATGCTGATTTTGTATGCTCCTGCGTTTCTAGCCGCTCTCTCATGCTTGCTGTTTTTTCCCCATCACAGTACCAGGCATCTGTTGCTCTCCTCAGCTCTAAcccttcattttcttaaaaGGCTTCTTGAG GTTCAGTTTGTGCACAGCTACAGTGGAGGTATGAGTATTGACACTGCAATCCCTATCTCTCTCAGTTACTTCCTGTCGACAGCAACCATGATTTATGGTCAAAACCTAACCCAAGGGCTTCCAGAGCCCCCAATTGATTTGAAGGAGCCTGGGATTCTCTTGTTTCTGATAGGAATTTCTGGCAACTTCTATCATCACTACATTCTTTCAAAAATGAGGTCAAAGGGTGACAAGGAGTATAAGATTCCAAAGGGTGGTTTGTTTGAACTTGTGATATGCCCCCACTATTTCTTTGAGATCATGGGATTTGTTGgggtttcttgcatttctcaGACTCTCTATGCATTCTCCTTCGCCATGGGAACCGCACTCTACTTGACGGGAAGGAGCTGTGCCACCAGGAAATGGTATCTTTCCAAGTTTAAAGAGTTTCCCCAAACTGTCAAGGCTCTCATTCCATATGTTTTGTAG
- the LOC18785787 gene encoding ubiquitin carboxyl-terminal hydrolase 13 isoform X2 — translation MTLMTPPPLDQQQQQQEDDEMLVPHSEFPDGPQPMEEAQAETNNTVDAQSVDDPLSARFTWTIESFSRLNTKKLYSDIFLVGGYKWRILIFPKGNNVDHLSMYLDVADSGTLPYGWSRYAQFSLSIVNQIHSKYSIRKETQHQFNARESDWGFTSFMPLGELYDPGRGYIVNDTCIVEADVAVRRVIDYWSHDSKKETGYVGLKNQGATCYMNSLLQTLYHIPYFRKAVYHMPTTENDNPSGSIPLALQSLFYKLQYNDTSVATKELTKSFGWDAYDSFMQHDVQELNRVLSEKLEDKMKGTVVEGTIQQLFEGHQMNYIECINVDYKSTRKESFYDLQLDVKGCRDIYASFDKYVEVERLEGDNKYHAEQYGLQDAKKGVLFIDFPPVLQLQLKRFEYDFMRDTMVKINDRYEFPLQLDLDRENGKYLSPDADRSVRNLYTLHSVLVHSGGVHGGHYYAYIRPTLSDQWFKFDDERVTKEDMKRALEEQYGGEEELPQTNPGFNNAPFKFTKYSNAYMLVYIREIDKEKIICNVDEKDIAEHLRIRLKKEQEEKEQKRKEKAEAHLYTIIKVARNEDLHEQIGKNIYFDLVDHDKVHSFRIQKQMPFNLFKEEVAKEFGIPVQFQRFWLWAKRQNHTYRPNRPLTPLEEAQSVGELREVSNKSNNAELKLFLEIELGPDLLPLSPPEKTKEEILLFFKLYDPVKEELRYVGRLFVKGSGKPVELFAKLNEMAGFSPDEKIELFEEIKFEPNIMCEHIDEKATFRVSQLEDGDIICYQKSPQAGSSEQFRYPDVPSFLDYVRNRQVVRFRSLDKPKEDEFCLELSKFHTYDDVVERVAQHLGLDDPTKIRLTSHNCYSQQPKPQPIKFRGVEHLSDMLVHYNQTTDVLYYEVLDIPLPELQGLKTLKVAFHHATKDEVVVHTIRLPKQSSVGDVIDDLKTKVELSHPDAELRLLEVFYHKIYKIFPPNEKIENINDQYWTLRAEEIPEEEKNFGPHDRLIHVYHFMKDTAQNQVQNFGEPFFLVIREDETLAEVKVRVQKKLQVPDEEYSKWKFAFLSMGRPEYLQDDDIVASRFQRRDVYGAWEQYLGLEHTDHAPKRSHTTNQNRHTFEKPVKIYN, via the exons ATGACTCTGATGACTCCTCCGCCGCTGGAT cagcagcagcaacagcaggAGGACGATGAGATGCTGGTGCCGCACTCTGAGTTCCCCGATGGTCCTCAGCCCATGGAGGAAg CTCAAGCAGAAACTAACAATACAGTGGATGCTCAGTCAGTGGATGATCCATTGTCAGCTAGATTTACATGGACAATTGAGAGCTTTTCAAGGCTTAATACCAAGAAGCTATATTCTGATATTTTCCTTGTTGGAGGCTACAAATG GCGGATACTAATTTTCCCAAAAGGGAACAATGTGGATCATCTGTCAATGTATCTAGATGTTGCAGATTCGGGAACTTTGCCTTATGGGTGGAGTAGATATGCCCAGTTTAGCTTGTCTATTGTCAATCAAATTCATAGTAAATATTCAATTAGAAAAG AAACACAGCACCAGTTTAATGCACGGGAGAGTGACTGGGGTTTCACTTCGTTCATGCCTCTTGGTGAATTATACGACCCTGGTAGAGGTTATATTGTGAATGATACATGCATAGTTGAAGCTGATGTTGCTGTTCGTAGAGTTATTGATTACTGGTCACATGACTCGAAAAAGGAAACTGGTTATGTTGGACTGAAAAACCAAGGAGCTACTTGTTATATGAACTCTCTCCTTCAGACTTTGTACCATATTCCTTATTTTAGAAAG GCTGTGTATCATATGCCAACAACGGAGAATGATAATCCATCTGGAAGCATCCCTCTGGCCTTGCAAAGCTTATTCTACAAACTTCAGTACAATGATACTAGTGTAGCGACCAAAGAGCTGACAAAGTCATTCGGATGGGATGCATATGATTCATTTATGCAGCATGATGTCCAAGAACTTAATAGGGTTCTTTCTGAAAAGCTTGAAGACAAAATGAAA GGAACTGTAGTGGAGGGTACAATACAGCAGTTATTTGAAGGGCACCAGATGAACTATATTGAATGCATCAATGTGGACTATAAATCGACGAGAAAAGAATCATTTTATG ATCTTCAACTGGATGTCAAAGGCTGTCGGGATATTTATGCTTCATTCGATAAGTATGTGGAAGTGGAACGCCTTGAGGGTGATAATAAGTATCATGCTGAACAATATGGTTTACAG GATGCTAAGAAGGGTGTCCTATTCATTGATTTTCCACCTGTCCTTCAACTTCAGCTAAAACGTTTTGAGTATGATTTTATGCGGGACACCATGGTAAAG ATAAATGATCGCTATGAGTTCCCCTTGCAACTTGATCTTGATAGGGAGAACGGGAAATATCTATCCCCGGATGCTGACAGGAGCGTTCGCAACCTTTACACTCTTCATAG TGTTTTGGTGCACAGTGGTGGGGTGCATGGTGGGCACTACTATGCTTATATCAGGCCAACCCTTTCTGATCAGTG GtttaaatttgatgatgaACGAGTAACAAAAGAAGATATGAAGAGGGCTCTAGAGGAGCAGTATGGTGGTGAAGAAGAG TTACCACAGACAAATCCTGGGTTCAACAATGCTCCatttaaatttacaaaatattcaaatgcCTACATGCTTGTTTATATACGTGAAATTGACAAGGAGAAGATAATTTGTAATGTGGATGAGAAAGACATTGCGGAACATCTGAGG ATAAGGCTGAAAAAAGaacaggaagaaaaggaacaaaagagaaaggaaaaagctGAAGCGCACCTTTATACTATCATAAAG GTTGCACGAAACGAGGACCTGCATGAACAGATAGGAAAGAATATCTATTTTGATCTTGTGGATCATGACAAAGTTCATAGTTTCCGTATTCAGAAGCAGATGCCCTTCAACCTCTTTAAG GAAGAGGTTGCCAAAGAGTTTGGTATACCAGTTCAATTTCAACGTTTCTGGTTGTGGGCAAAGCGTCAAAACCATACATACCGGCCAAATCGACCACTGACACCTCTTGAGGAAGCGCAATCT GTTGGAGAGTTGAGGGAAGTTTCCAATAAGTCAAATAATGCAGAGCTAAAGTTGTTTCTTGAAATAGAACTTGGGCCG GATTTGCTGCCTCTTTCTCCTCCGGAAAAGACCAAAGAAGAGattcttctatttttcaaACTCTATGATCCTGTGAAAGAGGAGCTCCG GTATGTTGGGAGGCTGTTTGTGAAGGGAAGTGGTAAGCCTGTTGAATTATTCGCAAAACTAAATGAAATGGCTGGTTTCAGTCCTGATGAAAAGATAGAACTTTTTGAG GAAATAAAGTTTGAACCTAATATCATGTGTGAACACATTGATGAGAAGGCAACCTTTCGTGTTAGTCAG cttGAAGATGGGGACATCATTTGCTATCAGAAATCTCCTCAGGCTGGAAGCAGTGAACAATTCCGTTATCCAGATGTTCCTTCATTCCTGGATTATGTTCGTAACCGTCAg GTTGTTCGTTTTCGTTCTTTGGACAAACCGAAGGAAGATGAATTCTGTCTTGAGTT GTCAAAGTTCCACACCTATGATGATGTTGTGGAAAGAGTTGCTCAACATCTTGGCTTGGATGATCCAACTAAAATTAGGCTCACATCTCATAATTGTTATTCACAGCAACCTAAACCCCAACCAATCAAGTTTCGAGGAGTAGAACATTTGTCTGACATGCTGGTACACTACAATCAG aCTACGGATGTACTCTATTATGAAGTATTGGATATACCTCTCCCAGAGCTGCAAGGCCTCAAAACTCTGAAAGTTGCCTTTCATCATGCTACCAAGGATGAA GTTGTGGTTCATACCATTAGATTACCAAAACAGAGTAGTGTAGGAGATGTGATTGATGACCTTAAGACAAAG GTGGAGTTGTCTCACCCTGATGCTGAACTCAGATTGCTAGAAGTTTTCTATCACAAGATCTACAAG ATTTTCCCACCAAATGAAAAGATTGAGAACATAAATGATCAGTACTGGACATTGCGTGCAGAAGAG ATCcctgaagaagagaaaaactttGGGCCTCATGATCGCCTGATCCATGTTTATCATTTTATGAAGGACACAGCTCAGAACCAG GTTCAGAATTTTGGAGAACCATTTTTCTTGGTCATTCGTGAGGATGAGACATTAGCGGAAGTGAAAGTGCGTGTACAGAAAAAGTTACAAGTCCCAGATGAGGAGTATTCAAAG TGGAAATTTGCGTTTTTGTCCATGGGTCGTCCTGAGTACCTCCAGGACGATGACATTGTGGCCAGCCGATTTCag agaAGGGATGTGTATGGAGCATGGGAACAGTACCTTGGTTTGGAACACACTGATCATGCTCCTAAAAGGTCACATACAACAAATCAG AATCGTCACACATTTGAGAAGCCAGTGAAAATCTACAACTAA
- the LOC18785787 gene encoding ubiquitin carboxyl-terminal hydrolase 13 isoform X1, which yields MTLMTPPPLDQQQQQQQEDDEMLVPHSEFPDGPQPMEEAQAETNNTVDAQSVDDPLSARFTWTIESFSRLNTKKLYSDIFLVGGYKWRILIFPKGNNVDHLSMYLDVADSGTLPYGWSRYAQFSLSIVNQIHSKYSIRKETQHQFNARESDWGFTSFMPLGELYDPGRGYIVNDTCIVEADVAVRRVIDYWSHDSKKETGYVGLKNQGATCYMNSLLQTLYHIPYFRKAVYHMPTTENDNPSGSIPLALQSLFYKLQYNDTSVATKELTKSFGWDAYDSFMQHDVQELNRVLSEKLEDKMKGTVVEGTIQQLFEGHQMNYIECINVDYKSTRKESFYDLQLDVKGCRDIYASFDKYVEVERLEGDNKYHAEQYGLQDAKKGVLFIDFPPVLQLQLKRFEYDFMRDTMVKINDRYEFPLQLDLDRENGKYLSPDADRSVRNLYTLHSVLVHSGGVHGGHYYAYIRPTLSDQWFKFDDERVTKEDMKRALEEQYGGEEELPQTNPGFNNAPFKFTKYSNAYMLVYIREIDKEKIICNVDEKDIAEHLRIRLKKEQEEKEQKRKEKAEAHLYTIIKVARNEDLHEQIGKNIYFDLVDHDKVHSFRIQKQMPFNLFKEEVAKEFGIPVQFQRFWLWAKRQNHTYRPNRPLTPLEEAQSVGELREVSNKSNNAELKLFLEIELGPDLLPLSPPEKTKEEILLFFKLYDPVKEELRYVGRLFVKGSGKPVELFAKLNEMAGFSPDEKIELFEEIKFEPNIMCEHIDEKATFRVSQLEDGDIICYQKSPQAGSSEQFRYPDVPSFLDYVRNRQVVRFRSLDKPKEDEFCLELSKFHTYDDVVERVAQHLGLDDPTKIRLTSHNCYSQQPKPQPIKFRGVEHLSDMLVHYNQTTDVLYYEVLDIPLPELQGLKTLKVAFHHATKDEVVVHTIRLPKQSSVGDVIDDLKTKVELSHPDAELRLLEVFYHKIYKIFPPNEKIENINDQYWTLRAEEIPEEEKNFGPHDRLIHVYHFMKDTAQNQVQNFGEPFFLVIREDETLAEVKVRVQKKLQVPDEEYSKWKFAFLSMGRPEYLQDDDIVASRFQRRDVYGAWEQYLGLEHTDHAPKRSHTTNQNRHTFEKPVKIYN from the exons ATGACTCTGATGACTCCTCCGCCGCTGGAT cagcagcagcagcaacagcaggAGGACGATGAGATGCTGGTGCCGCACTCTGAGTTCCCCGATGGTCCTCAGCCCATGGAGGAAg CTCAAGCAGAAACTAACAATACAGTGGATGCTCAGTCAGTGGATGATCCATTGTCAGCTAGATTTACATGGACAATTGAGAGCTTTTCAAGGCTTAATACCAAGAAGCTATATTCTGATATTTTCCTTGTTGGAGGCTACAAATG GCGGATACTAATTTTCCCAAAAGGGAACAATGTGGATCATCTGTCAATGTATCTAGATGTTGCAGATTCGGGAACTTTGCCTTATGGGTGGAGTAGATATGCCCAGTTTAGCTTGTCTATTGTCAATCAAATTCATAGTAAATATTCAATTAGAAAAG AAACACAGCACCAGTTTAATGCACGGGAGAGTGACTGGGGTTTCACTTCGTTCATGCCTCTTGGTGAATTATACGACCCTGGTAGAGGTTATATTGTGAATGATACATGCATAGTTGAAGCTGATGTTGCTGTTCGTAGAGTTATTGATTACTGGTCACATGACTCGAAAAAGGAAACTGGTTATGTTGGACTGAAAAACCAAGGAGCTACTTGTTATATGAACTCTCTCCTTCAGACTTTGTACCATATTCCTTATTTTAGAAAG GCTGTGTATCATATGCCAACAACGGAGAATGATAATCCATCTGGAAGCATCCCTCTGGCCTTGCAAAGCTTATTCTACAAACTTCAGTACAATGATACTAGTGTAGCGACCAAAGAGCTGACAAAGTCATTCGGATGGGATGCATATGATTCATTTATGCAGCATGATGTCCAAGAACTTAATAGGGTTCTTTCTGAAAAGCTTGAAGACAAAATGAAA GGAACTGTAGTGGAGGGTACAATACAGCAGTTATTTGAAGGGCACCAGATGAACTATATTGAATGCATCAATGTGGACTATAAATCGACGAGAAAAGAATCATTTTATG ATCTTCAACTGGATGTCAAAGGCTGTCGGGATATTTATGCTTCATTCGATAAGTATGTGGAAGTGGAACGCCTTGAGGGTGATAATAAGTATCATGCTGAACAATATGGTTTACAG GATGCTAAGAAGGGTGTCCTATTCATTGATTTTCCACCTGTCCTTCAACTTCAGCTAAAACGTTTTGAGTATGATTTTATGCGGGACACCATGGTAAAG ATAAATGATCGCTATGAGTTCCCCTTGCAACTTGATCTTGATAGGGAGAACGGGAAATATCTATCCCCGGATGCTGACAGGAGCGTTCGCAACCTTTACACTCTTCATAG TGTTTTGGTGCACAGTGGTGGGGTGCATGGTGGGCACTACTATGCTTATATCAGGCCAACCCTTTCTGATCAGTG GtttaaatttgatgatgaACGAGTAACAAAAGAAGATATGAAGAGGGCTCTAGAGGAGCAGTATGGTGGTGAAGAAGAG TTACCACAGACAAATCCTGGGTTCAACAATGCTCCatttaaatttacaaaatattcaaatgcCTACATGCTTGTTTATATACGTGAAATTGACAAGGAGAAGATAATTTGTAATGTGGATGAGAAAGACATTGCGGAACATCTGAGG ATAAGGCTGAAAAAAGaacaggaagaaaaggaacaaaagagaaaggaaaaagctGAAGCGCACCTTTATACTATCATAAAG GTTGCACGAAACGAGGACCTGCATGAACAGATAGGAAAGAATATCTATTTTGATCTTGTGGATCATGACAAAGTTCATAGTTTCCGTATTCAGAAGCAGATGCCCTTCAACCTCTTTAAG GAAGAGGTTGCCAAAGAGTTTGGTATACCAGTTCAATTTCAACGTTTCTGGTTGTGGGCAAAGCGTCAAAACCATACATACCGGCCAAATCGACCACTGACACCTCTTGAGGAAGCGCAATCT GTTGGAGAGTTGAGGGAAGTTTCCAATAAGTCAAATAATGCAGAGCTAAAGTTGTTTCTTGAAATAGAACTTGGGCCG GATTTGCTGCCTCTTTCTCCTCCGGAAAAGACCAAAGAAGAGattcttctatttttcaaACTCTATGATCCTGTGAAAGAGGAGCTCCG GTATGTTGGGAGGCTGTTTGTGAAGGGAAGTGGTAAGCCTGTTGAATTATTCGCAAAACTAAATGAAATGGCTGGTTTCAGTCCTGATGAAAAGATAGAACTTTTTGAG GAAATAAAGTTTGAACCTAATATCATGTGTGAACACATTGATGAGAAGGCAACCTTTCGTGTTAGTCAG cttGAAGATGGGGACATCATTTGCTATCAGAAATCTCCTCAGGCTGGAAGCAGTGAACAATTCCGTTATCCAGATGTTCCTTCATTCCTGGATTATGTTCGTAACCGTCAg GTTGTTCGTTTTCGTTCTTTGGACAAACCGAAGGAAGATGAATTCTGTCTTGAGTT GTCAAAGTTCCACACCTATGATGATGTTGTGGAAAGAGTTGCTCAACATCTTGGCTTGGATGATCCAACTAAAATTAGGCTCACATCTCATAATTGTTATTCACAGCAACCTAAACCCCAACCAATCAAGTTTCGAGGAGTAGAACATTTGTCTGACATGCTGGTACACTACAATCAG aCTACGGATGTACTCTATTATGAAGTATTGGATATACCTCTCCCAGAGCTGCAAGGCCTCAAAACTCTGAAAGTTGCCTTTCATCATGCTACCAAGGATGAA GTTGTGGTTCATACCATTAGATTACCAAAACAGAGTAGTGTAGGAGATGTGATTGATGACCTTAAGACAAAG GTGGAGTTGTCTCACCCTGATGCTGAACTCAGATTGCTAGAAGTTTTCTATCACAAGATCTACAAG ATTTTCCCACCAAATGAAAAGATTGAGAACATAAATGATCAGTACTGGACATTGCGTGCAGAAGAG ATCcctgaagaagagaaaaactttGGGCCTCATGATCGCCTGATCCATGTTTATCATTTTATGAAGGACACAGCTCAGAACCAG GTTCAGAATTTTGGAGAACCATTTTTCTTGGTCATTCGTGAGGATGAGACATTAGCGGAAGTGAAAGTGCGTGTACAGAAAAAGTTACAAGTCCCAGATGAGGAGTATTCAAAG TGGAAATTTGCGTTTTTGTCCATGGGTCGTCCTGAGTACCTCCAGGACGATGACATTGTGGCCAGCCGATTTCag agaAGGGATGTGTATGGAGCATGGGAACAGTACCTTGGTTTGGAACACACTGATCATGCTCCTAAAAGGTCACATACAACAAATCAG AATCGTCACACATTTGAGAAGCCAGTGAAAATCTACAACTAA
- the LOC18786034 gene encoding very-long-chain enoyl-CoA reductase isoform X2 yields MSVISFTSLANAGFSELRGKHMQYSKFWNFNSSQNSAEKKQQIPQLSGRTGMLILYAPAFLAALSCLLFFPHHSTRHLLLSSALTLHFLKRLLEVQFVHSYSGGMSIDTAIPISLSYFLSTATMIYGQNLTQGLPEPPIDLKEPGILLFLIGISGNFYHHYILSKMRSKGDKEYKIPKGGLFELVICPHYFFEIMGFVGVSCISQTLYAFSFAMGTALYLTGRSCATRKWYLSKFKEFPQTVKALIPYVL; encoded by the exons ATGTCTGTGATTAGCTTCACATCATTAGCCAATGCTGGGTTCTCAGAGCTGAGAGGAAAGCACATGCAATATTCCAAGTTCTGGAATTTCAATTCTTCTCAAAACTCAGcagaaaaaaaacagcaaaTTCCACAACTATCTGGTAGAACAGGCATGCTGATTTTGTATGCTCCTGCGTTTCTAGCCGCTCTCTCATGCTTGCTGTTTTTTCCCCATCACAGTACCAGGCATCTGTTGCTCTCCTCAGCTCTAAcccttcattttcttaaaaGGCTTCTTGAG GTTCAGTTTGTGCACAGCTACAGTGGAGGTATGAGTATTGACACTGCAATCCCTATCTCTCTCAGTTACTTCCTGTCGACAGCAACCATGATTTATGGTCAAAACCTAACCCAAGGGCTTCCAGAGCCCCCAATTGATTTGAAGGAGCCTGGGATTCTCTTGTTTCTGATAGGAATTTCTGGCAACTTCTATCATCACTACATTCTTTCAAAAATGAGGTCAAAGGGTGACAAGGAGTATAAGATTCCAAAGGGTGGTTTGTTTGAACTTGTGATATGCCCCCACTATTTCTTTGAGATCATGGGATTTGTTGgggtttcttgcatttctcaGACTCTCTATGCATTCTCCTTCGCCATGGGAACCGCACTCTACTTGACGGGAAGGAGCTGTGCCACCAGGAAATGGTATCTTTCCAAGTTTAAAGAGTTTCCCCAAACTGTCAAGGCTCTCATTCCATATGTTTTGTAG